In Seriola aureovittata isolate HTS-2021-v1 ecotype China chromosome 17, ASM2101889v1, whole genome shotgun sequence, a genomic segment contains:
- the hmox2b gene encoding heme oxygenase 2: protein MSGEKMETTSVSNGAGPVYEDKKEDNLSPEDLSEMLAAGTKEVHEKAESTQFVKDFLRGRIRKELFKLGAVALYYTYTAMEEEIERNKDHPHFAPLYFPAELHRHEALARDLEYFYGPDWQSQVSCSQATQQYVDRIHQVGQDDPVLLVAHAYTRYMGDLSGGQVLKKVAQRALKLPPTGEGLEFYQFDAIHSAKAFKQLYRSRMNELDLDMETKKRLVDEAVKAFQFNMEVFEELEEIGKTIQEDVLDAGMPVHGAMGGDISKCPYYAAKMAASGGTAYACQLAMAILRHPTGQVLFATWFAALAGLAAWYLM, encoded by the exons ATGTCAGGAGAGAAGATGGAGACAACAAGTGTGTCCAATGGAGCGGGGCCTGTGtatgaagacaaaaaagagGACAACCTCAG TCCTGAGGATCTGTCTGAGATGCTGGCAGCAGGGACCAAAGAGGTTCATGAAAAGGCTGAGAGCACCCAGTTTGTTAAGGATTTCCTCAGGGGACGCATCCGCAAAGAGCTCTTCAAG CTGGGTGCTGTGGCACTCTACTACACTTACACAGCCATGGAGGAGGAGATTGAAAGGAACAAGGACCATCCCCACTTTGCCCCTCTTTATTTTCCCGCAGAGCTGCACCGTCACGAAGCTCTGGCCCGTGACCTCGAGTATTTTTATGGTCCAGATTGGCAGAGCCAGGTCAGCTGCTCCCAGGCCACCCAGCAATATGTGGACCGTATCCACCAAGTAGGGCAGGACGACCCAGTGCTGCTGGTGGCCCACGCCTATACCCGTTACATGGGGGACCTGTCTGGGGGCCAGGTGCTGAAGAAGGTGGCGCAGAGAGCCTTGAAGCTTCCTCCCACAGGAGAGGGCCTGGAGTTCTATCAGTTTGATGCCATCCATAGTGCCAAAGCTTTCAAGCAGCTGTACCGCAGTCGGATGAACGAACTGGATCTAGACATGGAAACAAAGAAGAGGCTGGTGGATGAGGCTGTCAAGGCCTTCCAGTTCAACATGGAG GTGTTTGAGGAGTTGGAAGAGATCGGTAAAACCATCCAGGAGGATGTTTTAGATGCTGGCATGCCTGTCCATGGAGCAATGGGTGGCGATATCAGCAAATGTCCCTACTATGCTGCCAAAATGG CGGCATCGGGTGGAACAGCATACGCCTGTCAACTCGCCATGGCCATACTCCGACACCCAACAGGACAGGTTCTGTTTGCGACTTGGTTTGCTGCTCTGGCTGGATTGGCTGCATGGTATCTGATGTGA
- the dnaja3a gene encoding dnaJ heat shock protein family (Hsp40) member A3a, with translation MMASSAARCSSRWVTVIASSGHRRAAGAVVCSSHGGVRSISTVGAEKLWRGGSLVCGGAGKALTLRGLSGLKSPHVVCTLSFHTTAPASSKQDFYQVLGVPRTATQKEIKKAYYQMAKKYHPDTNKDDPQAKEKFAQLAEAYEVLSDETKRKQYDTYGSAGFDAGQAGGGQHYWTGQASNVDPEELFRKIFGEFSGGRGFGDFNAMFEQPQEYILELTFTQAAKGVNKEISVQIDASCQRCDGKGHEPGTKVQHCHYCNGSGMETVNTGPFVMRSTCRRCGGKGTVISTPCHSCRGTGQTKQRQTVMVPVPAGVEDGQTVRMPVGKKEIFITFRVQKSPVFRRDGADIHSDLHVSVAQAILGGTARAQGLYEALNLSIPAGIQTDQRIRLAGKGIARVTGYGFGDHYVHVKIKVPKTLTDRQRALLMSYAEDETEVEGTVNGVTATTTGKRSWN, from the exons ATGATGGCGTCCTCGGCTGCTCGCTGCTCCTCACGCTGGGTTACAGTCATCGCGTCCTCTGGACATCGCCGGGCCGCCGGCGCTGTTGTCTGCAGCAGCCATGGAGGGGTCCGCAGTATTTCTACAGTGGGAGCGGAAAAACTGTGGCGAGGAGGGAGCCTGGTGTGCGGCGGGGCAGGGAAAGCGTTGACATTGAGAGGGCTGTCAG GTCTCAAGTCGCCCCATGTTGTCTGCACACTGTCATTTCATACAACTGCCCCTGCTAGCAGTAAGCAGGACTTCTACCAGGTCCTTGGGGTACCTCGCACCGCAACCCAGAAAGAGATCAAGAAAGCCTACTACCAG ATGGCCAAAAAGTACCACCCTGACACCAACAAAGATGACCCACAAGCCAAGGAAAAATTTGCTCAACTGGCTGAAGCTTACGAG GTCCTCAGTGATGAAACCAAGAGGAAGCAGTATGACACGTATGGCTCAGCGGGCTTTGACGCTGGTCAGGCTGGTGGAGGGCAGCACTACTGGACTGGACAGGCCAGCAACGTGGACCCAGAGGAGCTCTTCCGCAAGATCTTTGGGGAATTCTCAGGAGGACGTGGGTTTGGAGACTTCAACGCCATGTTTGAACAGCCACAGGAG TACATCCTGGAGCTGACGTTCACCCAGGCAGCAAAGGGGGTCAACAAAGAGATTTCTGTTCAAATAGACGCATCCTGCCAGCGCTGCGATGGTAAGGGCCACGAGCCAGGCACTAAGGTCCAGCACTGTCACTACTGCAACGGCTCTGGCATG GAGACAGTGAATACGGGGCCATTTGTGATGCGCTCCACATGCCGTCGCTGTGGCGGCAAAGGCACAGTCATTTCCACCCCCTGTCACTCCTGCCGTGGGACAGGACAGACCAAGCAGAGGCAGACTGTGATGGTTCCTGTGCCAGCAG gAGTGGAGGATGGTCAGACAGTCAGAATGCCAGTTGGTAAGAAGGAGATCTTCATCACATTCAGG GTCCAGAAAAGTCCAGTGTTCAGGAGGGACGGCGCAGACATCCACTCTGACCTTCATGTCTCCGTGGCACAAGCCATTTTGGGCGGCACGGCCAGAGCACAGGGCCTTTATGAAGCACTCAACTTATCA ATCCCTGCAGGCATCCAGACAGACCAGAGGATCCGACTTGCGGGGAAGGGAATCGCTCGTGTCACTGGCTATGGCTTTGGAGACCACTACGtccatgtcaaaataaaagtacccAA gacactgacagacagacagagagctctGCTAATGAGCTATGCTGAGGACGAGACGGAGGTGGAGGGGACGGTGAACGGTGTCACTGCCACTACCACAG GTAAAAGATCCTGGAACTGA